In bacterium, a single genomic region encodes these proteins:
- a CDS encoding CTP synthase, which translates to MPKYIFITGGVVSSLGKGIASASIGKLLESMGLKITIIKCDPYINVDPGTMNPFQHGEVYVTDDGAETDLDLGHYERFTNAIVGKANNITSGKVYYSVICKERKGEFLGGTVQVIPHITDEIKSQIKNASKGKNLDIVIVEIGGTVGDIESLPFMEAIRQMTLELGRKNAINIHLTLVPYIKSAQEIKTKPTQH; encoded by the coding sequence ATATATTTATAACCGGTGGCGTAGTTTCAAGTCTGGGTAAAGGAATAGCTTCTGCTTCAATAGGTAAACTTCTAGAATCAATGGGCTTAAAAATAACCATTATAAAATGCGACCCGTATATAAATGTTGACCCCGGCACAATGAATCCGTTCCAGCACGGTGAAGTTTATGTCACTGACGACGGCGCCGAAACAGATTTGGACTTAGGTCATTATGAACGCTTCACAAACGCAATCGTCGGCAAAGCCAATAATATAACCAGCGGCAAAGTATATTATTCGGTTATCTGTAAAGAAAGAAAAGGCGAATTCCTCGGCGGAACAGTTCAGGTAATTCCTCATATCACAGACGAGATAAAGTCACAGATAAAAAATGCTTCAAAAGGCAAAAATTTGGATATAGTAATAGTTGAAATCGGCGGAACTGTCGGTGATATAGAAAGCTTACCTTTTATGGAAGCAATCAGACAGATGACTTTGGAACTGGGCAGAAAAAATGCAATAAACATACACCTTACCCTTGTACCTTATATTAAAAGCGCGCAAGAAATAAAAACAAAACCTACACAGCATA